In Mastomys coucha isolate ucsf_1 unplaced genomic scaffold, UCSF_Mcou_1 pScaffold5, whole genome shotgun sequence, one genomic interval encodes:
- the LOC116076792 gene encoding olfactory receptor 1361-like: MSGINQSSVSEFLLLGLSRQPQQQQLLFLLFFIMYLATVLGNLLIILAISTDSCLHTPMYFFLSNLSFVDVCFSSTTIPKVLANHILGSQAISFSGCLTQMYFLFMFVDMDNFLLAVMAYDRFVAICHPLHYTTKMTHKLCVLMVAGSWVTANLNVLLHTLLMARLSFCEDNIIPHFFCDVTPLLKLSCSDTHLNELMILTEGAVIMVTPFVCILISYIHITCAVLRVSSPRGGWKAFSTCGSHLAVVCLFYGTIIAVYFNPSSAHSPEKDTAATVLYTVVTPMLNPFIYSLRNRDLKGALQKLVHRRTFSAQ; this comes from the coding sequence ATGAGCGGCATCAACCAGTCGAGTGTCTCTGAGTTCCTCCTCCTGGGACTCTCCAGGCAGCCCCAACAGCAGCagcttctcttcctgctcttcttcatCATGTACCTGGCCACTGTGCTGGGAAACCTGCTCATCATCCTGGCCATCAGCACAGACTCCTGCCTgcacacccccatgtacttcttcctcagcaACCTGTCCTTTGTGGATGTCTGCTTCTCCTCCACCACTATCCCCAAGGTACTGGCCAACCACATACTCGGGAGTCAGGCCATTTCCTTCTCTGGGTGTCTCACACAGATGTATTTCCTTTTCATGTTTGTGGACATGGACAATTTCCTGCTGGCTGTGATGGCCTATGACCGATTTGTGGCCATATGCCACCCTTTACACTACACAACAAAGATGACCCATAAGCTCTGTGTCCTGATGGTGGCTGGATCATGGGTCACTGCCAATCTGAATGTCCTATTACACACTCTGCTCATGGCTCGACTCTCCTTTTGTGAGGACAACATCATCCCCCACTTCTTCTGCGATGTGACTCCCCTCCTGAAACTCTCCTGCTCAGACACACATCTCAATGAGCTGATGATTCTTACTGAGGGAGCTGTGATCATGGTCACCCCATTTGTCTGCATCCTGATCTCCTACATCCATATCACCTGTGCTGTACTGAGAGTCTCATCCCCTAGGGGAGGATGGAAAGCCTTCTCCACCTGTGGCTCCCACCTGGCTGTGGTCTGCCTCTTCTATGGCACCATCATTGCTGTGTATTTTAACCCCTCATCTGCCCACTCACCTGAGAAGGACACGGCAGCCACCGTGTTGTACACAGTGGTGACTCCCATGCTGAACCCTTttatctacagcctgaggaacaggGACTTGAAAGGGGCTCTACAAAAACTGGTCCACAGAAGGACTTTCTCTGCCCAGTGA